In a genomic window of Methanolobus chelungpuianus:
- a CDS encoding cupin domain-containing protein, with protein MATIEIMGSSDKDKGFTKDLFEMMQFPPEGIFSTVLAKSKTYNYTLMCLAKGTDIDTHTSSKNGVVQVLKGKGIFKLFDRDIEMRPGLFIFMPAEAPHSLKADEDLAILLCLTV; from the coding sequence ACAAGGACAAAGGATTTACAAAGGACCTCTTTGAAATGATGCAGTTTCCGCCTGAAGGGATATTCAGCACCGTGCTTGCAAAGTCAAAGACATATAACTATACGCTCATGTGCCTTGCGAAGGGCACTGACATAGACACACACACCTCATCCAAGAACGGGGTTGTGCAGGTGCTTAAAGGAAAGGGCATATTCAAACTCTTCGACAGGGATATTGAGATGAGGCCAGGTCTCTTCATTTTCATGCCGGCAGAAGCGCCCCATTCCCTGAAGGCAGATGAGGACCTTGCCATATTGCTGTGCCTGACAGTGTAA
- a CDS encoding CbbQ/NirQ/NorQ/GpvN family protein translates to MTDKRPLFQELPVEEYVIENEPYYIPVGSEVEIFTAAYRNHLPINLKGPTGCGKTRFMEYMAYKLKRPLITVACHEDLTATDLVGRFLIKGDSVEWNDGPLTKAVKSGAICYLDEVVEARKDTIVVIHPLTDNRRIIPIDKLGVILKASSEFMLAISYNPGYQSAVKDLKQSTRQRFVSIEFDYPPTEIEKQIVAHESGIDDRMAGSLVEIGHRIRNFKHHGLEEGVSTRLLIYAGKLIHEGIEPKEACRIAMARPITDNPDLQKSIDEIIAAILE, encoded by the coding sequence ATGACAGATAAAAGACCATTATTCCAGGAGCTTCCTGTGGAAGAATATGTTATAGAAAACGAGCCATATTACATTCCTGTAGGCAGCGAAGTGGAGATATTCACGGCAGCCTACAGGAACCATCTGCCCATCAACCTCAAGGGACCCACCGGCTGTGGAAAGACACGCTTCATGGAATATATGGCATATAAACTGAAGCGTCCTCTGATAACTGTCGCCTGTCATGAGGATCTTACTGCTACGGATCTTGTGGGAAGGTTCCTTATCAAGGGAGACTCGGTGGAGTGGAATGACGGACCCCTGACAAAAGCTGTTAAGAGCGGTGCTATCTGCTACCTTGATGAGGTTGTTGAGGCCAGGAAAGATACCATAGTGGTCATACATCCGCTTACCGACAACAGGCGCATAATCCCTATAGACAAGCTGGGTGTCATCCTGAAAGCCTCATCTGAGTTCATGCTTGCGATATCCTATAATCCGGGCTACCAGAGTGCTGTCAAGGATCTCAAGCAGAGTACCAGACAGCGTTTTGTCTCAATAGAGTTCGATTATCCTCCTACAGAAATAGAAAAACAGATAGTTGCCCACGAGAGCGGAATTGATGACAGGATGGCAGGTTCCCTCGTGGAGATAGGCCACAGGATACGTAACTTCAAGCATCATGGGCTGGAGGAGGGAGTAAGCACCCGCCTGCTTATCTATGCAGGTAAGCTGATACACGAAGGGATCGAGCCAAAGGAAGCATGCAGGATAGCCATGGCGAGACCTATCACGGATAATCCCGACCTCCAGAAGAGCATCGACGAAATAATAGCAGCGATCCTGGAGTGA